One Triticum dicoccoides isolate Atlit2015 ecotype Zavitan chromosome 4B, WEW_v2.0, whole genome shotgun sequence genomic window carries:
- the LOC119292599 gene encoding LOW QUALITY PROTEIN: uncharacterized protein LOC119292599 (The sequence of the model RefSeq protein was modified relative to this genomic sequence to represent the inferred CDS: substituted 2 bases at 2 genomic stop codons), with the protein MVDKVVAHSINTLVSLVSVWNYAGRVTAGFASEALLARHGVYPQPLALTLVLLLSCAGHLLIALAVPRSLYAFSIIVGFCFGAQWPLIYAIISEVFGLRYYGTLYNLGAAASPVGAYVLNVCVAGRLYDAEAARKRGNGQSRTCMGVRCFRESFLIVTAVTVGGALMLLVLVXRTWSFYXGDIYAKFRDAVAVQEASDGACAVEQRPHESGQHRRELLLRWLMYVDCLDLSIVDFTGTGGPPPAQKFAVSAWTINAVKAVLVTDKATDTTYGKLQDEEDYYAWGQAYQ; encoded by the exons atggttgataag GTGGTGGCGCATAGCATCAACACATTGGTCTCCCTCGTCAGCGTCTGGAACTACGCCGGGCGGGTCACGGCCGGGTTCGCGTCCGAGGCCCTGCTGGCGCGGCACGGC GTTTACCCGCAGCCGCTCGCGCTCACGCTGGTGCTCCTCCTCTCCTGCGCCGGCCACCTACTCATCGCCCTCGCCGTGCCGCGGTCGCTCTACGCCTTCTCCATCATCGTGGGCTTCTGCTTCGGCGCGCAGTGGCCGCTCATCTACGCCATCATCTCCGAGGTGTTCGGGCTGAGGTACTACGGCACGCTCTACAACCTGGGCGCCGCGGCCAGCCCCGTGGGCGCCTACGTGCTCAACGTGTGCGTCGCCGGGCGGCTCTACGACGCGGAGGCGGCGAGGAAGCGCGGGAACGGCCAGAGCAGGACGTGCATGGGCGTGCGCTGCTTCAGGGAGTCGTTCCTCATCGTCACGGCCGTCACCGTGGGCGGCGCGCTCATGTTGCTGGTGCTGGTGTGAAGGACGTGGAGCTTCTACTAGGGAGACATCTACGCCAAGTTCAGGGATGCCGTGGCTGTCCAGGAGGCATCCGACGGTGCTTGCGCGGTTGAGCAGCGGCCGCACGAGTCGGGTCAACACCG AAGGGAGCTGCTGTTGAGATGG CTCATGTACGTTGACTGTCTTGATCTGTCCATCGTGGATTTCACTGGAACTGGAGGCCCGCCGCCTGCACAAAAGTTTGCTGTTTCTGCGTGGACTATCAacgctgtcaaggctgtgcttgtCACAGACAAGGCTACTGACACCACATATGGAAAACTGCAG GATGAAGAAGACTACTACGCGTGGGGCCAAGCATATCAGTAA